From Solidesulfovibrio carbinoliphilus subsp. oakridgensis, the proteins below share one genomic window:
- a CDS encoding class II fructose-bisphosphate aldolase: MTTSDTAFEQALSVGRPPNVKKLFPHSRALLVSGKAVDRAMLKKGHAMTIAANSRSNFVLRGALLAAQRANAAVILEIARSESNYCNVTMWNIARQADQAMNELGITVPVAIHADHYGIKKPGDVAEAKLEIPTLFEAGITSIAIDASHLPDEENLLANIELAPFVPSWAGYETEVGEIKGKSGLSTPEEALFLIQGLNANGIHPDWIALNNGTTHGIEASATGIQVDLTARIHEALAPYGISGAQHGTSGNSSEKLKEIAAKTATTKANVATALQMISWGVAVNDYGNAIMDAAGNFIKEPGKGLDEALWAEMAAYAGGKAIKAGDYKKLNCVFENKLLAQPRAVRERMSEAVAEFVAWLLTDVFNARDTAPLAIEALLAAGSYDLGPKAGVIEAPAAWTREQILERAKSLSKDKGPEGDFDD, translated from the coding sequence ATGACCACGTCGGATACCGCGTTCGAACAAGCCCTTTCCGTCGGCCGTCCGCCGAACGTCAAAAAGCTTTTCCCGCATTCGAGGGCCCTTCTCGTCAGCGGCAAGGCCGTGGACCGGGCCATGCTTAAAAAGGGCCACGCCATGACCATCGCGGCCAACTCCCGCAGCAACTTCGTGCTGCGCGGGGCCCTGCTCGCGGCCCAGCGGGCCAACGCCGCCGTGATCCTCGAAATCGCCCGCTCGGAATCCAACTACTGCAACGTGACCATGTGGAACATCGCCCGGCAGGCCGACCAGGCCATGAACGAGCTCGGCATCACCGTGCCGGTGGCCATCCACGCCGACCACTACGGCATCAAGAAGCCGGGCGACGTGGCCGAGGCCAAGCTCGAGATCCCGACGCTGTTCGAGGCCGGGATCACCTCCATCGCCATCGACGCCTCCCACCTGCCGGACGAGGAAAACCTGCTGGCCAACATCGAGCTGGCCCCCTTTGTCCCGTCCTGGGCCGGCTACGAGACCGAGGTCGGCGAGATCAAGGGCAAGTCCGGCCTGTCCACCCCCGAGGAGGCCCTGTTCCTCATCCAGGGGCTCAATGCCAACGGCATCCACCCGGACTGGATCGCCCTCAACAACGGCACCACCCACGGCATCGAGGCCTCGGCCACGGGCATCCAGGTGGACCTGACCGCCCGCATCCACGAGGCGCTCGCCCCCTACGGCATCTCCGGGGCCCAGCACGGCACGTCGGGCAACTCCTCGGAGAAGCTCAAGGAAATCGCGGCCAAGACCGCCACCACCAAGGCCAACGTGGCCACGGCCCTGCAGATGATCTCCTGGGGTGTGGCCGTCAACGACTACGGCAACGCCATCATGGACGCGGCCGGCAACTTCATCAAGGAGCCGGGCAAGGGCCTCGACGAGGCCCTGTGGGCCGAAATGGCGGCCTATGCCGGCGGCAAGGCCATCAAGGCCGGGGACTACAAGAAGCTCAACTGCGTTTTCGAAAACAAGCTGCTGGCCCAGCCCCGGGCCGTGCGGGAGCGCATGTCCGAAGCCGTGGCCGAGTTCGTGGCCTGGCTCCTGACCGACGTCTTCAATGCCAGGGACACCGCCCCCCTGGCCATCGAAGCCCTGCTCGCCGCCGGCTCCTATGACCTCGGCCCCAAGGCCGGCGTCATCGAGGCCCCGGCCGCCTGGACCCGGGAGCAGATCCTGGAGCGGGCCAAGAGCCTGTCCAAGGACAAGGGGCCGGAAGGTGATTTCGACGACTAA
- a CDS encoding flagellar protein FlaG, giving the protein MDKIDTLFPAPAAVQAAQASQAGQTTQASGPARPQPPTPAAANEHQRDADTVDIAAIFPSRHIRLVIDEATGIVQAQVRDAATGRVLRKLPDDEWLKESAILREFASQAIIDKSA; this is encoded by the coding sequence ATGGACAAGATCGACACCCTTTTCCCCGCCCCGGCCGCCGTCCAGGCAGCCCAGGCGTCCCAGGCCGGCCAAACGACCCAGGCCTCGGGCCCGGCCCGGCCCCAGCCGCCCACGCCAGCGGCCGCCAACGAGCACCAGCGCGACGCCGATACCGTCGACATCGCGGCCATCTTCCCCTCCCGCCACATCCGGCTGGTCATCGACGAGGCCACCGGCATCGTCCAGGCGCAAGTCCGCGACGCGGCCACCGGCCGGGTGCTCCGAAAGCTCCCGGACGACGAATGGCTCAAGGAATCGGCCATCCTGCGCGAATTCGCCAGCCAGGCCATCATCGACAAGTCCGCCTGA
- a CDS encoding DMT family transporter: MAGYAYVLCAAALWGLIGPLSKLSFAAGMDTVEVAFWRAAVAWVFFAGQAVKNRETRIAPRDLPAVIGFGVAGIAGLFGAYVVAVEAGGAALASVLLYTAPAWVALMSWLFLKESMGGYKVAAVMATIAGVAGVSLGPGFSGQAAFSARAIGFGLLSGVTYALYYIFGKYYLGRYRTPTLFLYALPVGAFAMLPFVHFTRPTLAGAVPCLALAVLSTYGAYSLYYAGLKRLEATRAAVVATLEPVIAAVLAYAMFGERFGTLGYLGAGLIIGSVLLTVWDGARERLRAPLPTAGQTGAAG; encoded by the coding sequence ATGGCCGGATACGCCTACGTCCTTTGCGCCGCCGCCCTGTGGGGGCTGATCGGCCCCCTTTCCAAACTGTCCTTTGCCGCCGGCATGGACACGGTGGAAGTGGCTTTTTGGCGCGCGGCCGTGGCCTGGGTGTTTTTCGCCGGCCAGGCCGTCAAAAACCGCGAGACCCGCATCGCCCCGCGCGACCTGCCGGCCGTGATCGGCTTCGGCGTGGCCGGCATCGCCGGCCTGTTCGGGGCCTATGTCGTGGCCGTGGAGGCCGGCGGCGCGGCCCTGGCCTCGGTGCTCCTCTACACCGCCCCGGCCTGGGTGGCCCTCATGTCCTGGCTGTTTCTGAAGGAGTCCATGGGCGGCTACAAGGTGGCGGCCGTCATGGCCACCATCGCCGGCGTGGCCGGGGTCAGCCTGGGACCCGGCTTCTCCGGGCAGGCGGCCTTCAGTGCCCGGGCCATCGGTTTCGGCCTGCTCTCGGGCGTGACCTACGCCCTCTACTACATCTTCGGGAAATACTACCTCGGCCGCTACCGCACGCCCACGCTCTTTCTTTATGCCCTGCCGGTCGGAGCGTTCGCCATGCTGCCCTTTGTCCACTTCACCCGGCCGACCCTGGCCGGGGCGGTGCCGTGCCTGGCCCTGGCCGTCCTGTCGACCTACGGGGCCTATTCGCTCTATTACGCGGGCTTAAAGCGCCTGGAGGCCACCCGGGCGGCGGTGGTGGCCACGCTCGAGCCGGTCATCGCGGCGGTCCTCGCCTACGCCATGTTCGGCGAACGGTTCGGCACGCTCGGCTATCTCGGGGCCGGACTCATCATCGGCTCGGTGCTCCTGACCGTGTGGGACGGGGCCCGGGAGCGGCTGCGCGCGCCGTTGCCCACGGCGGGCCAGACCGGCGCGGCAGGCTAA